One Chitinophagales bacterium DNA window includes the following coding sequences:
- a CDS encoding CsbD family protein — MNTTELKGNWNEQKAKLKKQFATLTDDDLMFAEGKRDEMLSKLQKKLGKTKEELHKIIS; from the coding sequence ATGAACACTACCGAATTAAAAGGCAACTGGAATGAGCAGAAAGCAAAACTCAAAAAACAATTTGCAACGCTTACTGATGATGATCTAATGTTCGCAGAAGGAAAAAGAGATGAAATGCTCTCAAAACTTCAAAAAAAATTAGGCAAGACTAAAGAAGAATTGCACAAAATTATCTCCTAA